From a region of the Orcinus orca chromosome 18, mOrcOrc1.1, whole genome shotgun sequence genome:
- the ANKRD10 gene encoding ankyrin repeat domain-containing protein 10 isoform X4, whose amino-acid sequence MPLLNGEAEDDADSMHVDREFVTDTKNSSSVSNTLTNGCLINGHLDFPSTTQLSGMESRSDQCLTGPNGIGGGLVPGPPFPSSQGSPCVNGTEEPEKGTSVNPEMCGSLHLNGSPSSCIASRPSWVEDIGENLHYGHYHGFGDTAESIPELSSVIEHSNSVKLEEGHDSAVLGTMHLFHGS is encoded by the exons ATGCCGCTCCTGAATGGCGAGGCGGAAGACGATGCTGACAGCATGCACGTCGATAGAGAGTTTGTAACAG ATACGAAAAACAGTAGCTCCGTATCGAATACACTGACAAATGGATGTctcatcaatggacatttggacTTCCCTTCCACGACACAGCTCAGTGGGATGGAGAGCAGGAGTGACCAGTGCTTGACAGGACCTAATGGAATTGGCGGTGGACTAGTTCCAGGACCGCCGTTTCCGAGTAGCCAGGGTTCTCCCTGTGTTAATGGGACTGAAGAGCCAGAAAAGGGCACGAGCGTTAACCCCGAGATGTGCGGCTCTCTGCACCTGAACGGGAGTCCAAGTAGCTGCATAGCCAGCAGGCCTTCCTGGGTGGAAGATATTGGGGAGAACCTGCACTACGGACACTACCACGGGTTTGGAGACACTGCCGAAAGCATCCCTGAGCTGAGCAGTGTGATAGAGCACTCCAACTCCGTGAAGCTGGAGGAGGGGCACGACAGCGCCGTCCTGGGCACCATGCACCTGTTCCACGGCTCTTAG